GTGCGCGATACCGAGCGCCTGGTGCAGCATACGCTGAACCCGCGGCAGAAGAAGGCGGCACAGCCGCTGGACCGCGACCTCGTTCGTCTCGAAGAGGAAATCGCCGACACCATCGGTGCCACGGTGAAGATCAAGGCCAACAAGAAAGGCGCGGGCGAGGTCACGATCCGCTTCGGCAGCCTCGACCAGCTCGACGGCCTGCTCGGTCGCCTGCGCTGAGCGCGTGCGGCCCGGTACCGGGCCGTATCCGTGGGCCGCAGGCCTTAGCCTGCGGCTTCAGCCTGCGCTGCCGCATCCGCTTTGGGCGGCAGCGGCGAGAAGTAGCCCACCACCAGCAACAGCATGCCGGCGCCAATGAAGGACACGATGCGCGTCAGCGTGCCGCTGGCCGCCATGTCCACCACGAAGAGCTTGCACACCACCGCCGCCATCAGGCCGGCACCCGCAAGCCAGGTCGCACGACTTGCGCGGCGGTTGGCGAGCAGCATCAGCCCCAGCCCAAGAATGGCCCAGAACAGCGACAGCGCCGCCTGGGTGGTGTCGTCTCCCAGGAGCTGCGACAGCGTCCACGGGACGCCCGTCATGTGATGCATTGCGCGCAGCAGTGCGGCGTTGGCAGCGATGAAGGCGACCAGCCCGAGCGCGCCCTGCAGGCGGATCAAGGGGCCGGCGACGCTGGTGATCGCGCCCTCGCCCCGGCGCAGCCACCATGCGATGGCGCCAAGTGCGATCGCCAGCGTCAGGTCGAGCGGATTGAGCAGTGGCAGATAGGCGAAGGGGGCCGCGCTGCCGTCGCCATATGAATGGACCCCCAGCGACCACAGGCCCAGCGCGAGTGCCAGTGGGCCTGCAGCCCACAGCTGATAGGCATTCTTCCACGGCCGCATTGGCCAGTTCTCATCCTGTGCCATGCGGGCAATCCCGGCCAGCAACAGTGCAGGCGGAAGCGCATGGGCGGCGAGCTGCCAGCCGTGGCCGACGGCCATGCTGGCCAGTTGCAGGCCGGCTTCCTGCGACAGGGCGAGGGCCAGCACCCACACCCCGGCTGCGTGCGCGAGGGTGAGCACCGGACGATCGAGCCGGCCACCGTCGAGTGCGCGCAGGCTGTAGGCGTGAAGTGCGAGTCCGAGCGGCCATGCAAGCCAGCCGCCGAAGCCCGACGGCGGAACGCCATAGGCAATGGTCTGGCCCAGTGCCAGCATCATGCCGCCGAGCGGCAGCAGGCCGGCGCTGAGCAGGCCTGGCCAGGTCAGCCTGGGCGCCAGCGCGCATGCGAGTGCGCCGCTGAGTGCGAACAGCGCGAGCGCAGCGGCGGGCTGGTAGCCGGTCGCAAGATGGGTGTCGATCTCGGCCCAGGCGCCACCGAGCCACCACAGCCATGCCCAGACCAGCAGCGCATGGGTGATCCGCTGCGACCATTTTGAGGCTTGCGGCTGGCTTGCAGCGAGCCACGCGCTGACGAAACCCGCGCCTGCAATCATCGTGCTGCCAAGAAAAGCGCTGTTCATGACGGGCAGGTTGCGCAGCCCGCTGTGCTGAGCCAGGTCGGCAGCAAACAGCACGCCCGCACCAGCCTGCAACAGCAGACCGCTTGCCGCCGGCAGCCGGCGCTGCTGACGCCGTCCGATCCACCACAGCGCCGCGCCCTCGAGCGCCCAGGCTGCAGCGCTCCAGCGTCCGTCGAATGCAAGTGGAATGGCAAGGCTGAGGAAGGCAATGCCGAGCGCAACGAAGCTGGCGACGAGGAGTTCGAGATCGGGTTTGCGCACGCGCTTCAGCGCCGCTGCCAGCACGAGGTAGAAAACACCCACGGCAGCGGCACTCCAGGCCAGGGCGTAGGGCATGCCGTGCACCAGTGCGGCCTGCAAGCCGAAGCCGACCACCGGGACGCCGAACACCAGGGTGCCGTCGACCGGGTCGCGCAGCGCGGGGGCCTGCTTCCATGCGTAGCTCACCGCGGCCGCAACATACATCAGGAAGAACAGCAGGAGGAAAGGCTCTGTGGTGCTGAAATACCAGGGGTGATAGAAACGCGCGCCCCAGGCGAGACCGATGGCAAAGGTGAAGATGAAGCCGGTCAGGTTGAGTCCGCGCCACGCCTTGCGCCAGGCCAGCAGCAGCACGCCCGCATTGAGCAGGGCGTAATAGGTAAACAGCTGAACGTGGCTGCCACCGCCGGTCGAAGCCAGAATGGGTGCGGCAAAGCCGCCTGCACTGCCGATGATGGCGAGGATCGCGGCGTCCTGGCGGATGGCGAGAAAGGCGGCGACACCGACCAGGGCGAGCATCACCGCGAAGGCGGTGCCCGCCGGCATGATCCCGTACAGGCGCAGCGCTGCAAACGCGGTGAGATAGAGCACGGCGATGCCACCGCCCTGCAGGCTCAGCGCATAGCCCCGACGCACATGGCGCAGGCGCCAGCCGACGGCCCCGAGCGCGATGCCCACGCAGGCGATGCCGGCAAGGCGCAGCTCGGGCGGCAGCATCGCGTTCTCCATCGCATAGCGGACGAGGAAGGCGAGGCCGAAGAACAGCACCAGAATGCCGGTGCGTACCAGCGTGTTGCCGCCGAAGAACCAGTCGCGGCAGCGGGTATAGAGGGCGTCGAGATCGATCTGTGTTGCCGGATCGCTGTTGCGGGCGCCCACTTGCTGCGGGGGCGTGTCGATGGTCCGGGTCGGATCCGCACCCGCCGGATGTGCGGACGCATTGGCTGCGCCCGTGTCCTCCATGACGACGCGCGCGTCCGGTGACGCCGGGAGCTCGGGCGCAGCATCGGCGTGTGATGCTGCGGTGTTCGCCTGTGCGATGCGAGCTGCGGCGGCGCTGGCCGTCGCGCTGCCACGATTCTCGCCCAGCCGCATGTTGAGCGCGTCGAGTTCGCGTTCGAGTGCGGCAATCCTGCCCTCATGGCGGGCCAGCGTCTGAGCGCGCTCCTTGCGCAGGCTCGCAATCATTCCGCCGAGCACTGCACCGAGAAACGCAACACTCACGCCGTCGATCAGGCCCAGCATCGCGCCTGCGGCAACCCACAAGAAAAAACTCATCAAATCATCCTTCTCTTGCCCTCAGCGACGATCGCCGCGCAAGGCGCTTACCTGTTGCTGCAGGTATTCCGGGTGTGCCGCGGCCGGCGGCACCGGGGCGGCTACGGCGAGTTCGATGCGGCTGAAGATTCCGCGTCGCAGCGGATGCGACAGCGCGGGACCGTCCTTGCGCGAGAACGTGCTGCCCCACAGTCCACGCAATGCCATCGGCACCACCGGAACCGGCGTCCGCTCGACAATGCGGCGGATACCCGGACGGAAGGGGCAAAGCTCGCCATTGTCGGTGATCCGGCCTTCCGGGAACACTGCCACCAGGTCGCCGGCCTCCAGCGTCCGCGCGACTTCGTCGAAAGCGCGCTCGAGCATGGAGGGATCGTCCTTTGCCGGTGCAATCGGGATCGCCCCGCTGACCCTGAAGACAAACGACAGCAGCGGCATGGAAAAAATGCGATGGTCCATGACGAAGCGCACCGGCCGCGGGCTTGCGGCCATGATGATCATGGCATCGACAAAGCTAACATGGTTGCAGACCAGCACCGCCGGACCGCTTGCGGGGATGTTCTCAATGCCTTTCGTCCTGAGTCTGTACACCGTGTGAACCAGCAGCCACACCAGAAAACGCAGCGCGAACTCGGGCACCAGGGCGTAGATGTAGAGCGCGACCAGTGCGTTCAGCACGGCGGTGACGAGAAAGAGCTGAGGCACGCTGAAGCCGGCGGCCAGCAGGCCTGCACCCATGCCGGCAGCGACCACCATGAACAGGGCATTGAGGATGTTGTTGCCGGCAATGATGCGTGAGCGGTGGGCCTGTTCGCTGCGGCTCTGAATCAGTGCGTACAGCGGGACGATGAAGAATCCGCCAAAGGTGCCGATCCCGACGAGGTCGAGCAGAACGCGCCACACACCCGGGGTTGAAAGGACTTCAGTCAGTGGCAACGGAGTGCCGCCGGCGACCGCGAGCGGGCTGCTCCACCACAGGTCGAGAGCGAACAGGGTCAAGCCCACGGAGCCGAACGGAACCAGGCCGAGCTCGACCCTGCCGCCCGAAAGCCGCTCGCACAGCAGCGAACCCAGGCCGATGCCGATGGAGAACACGGCAAGCAGCAGCACCACAGCATGCGCGTCGCCGCCGAGCATATCCTTGGCATAGGCCGGAAACTGCGAAAGAAACAGCGCGCCGTAGAACCAGAACCACGACACGCCGAGAATCGACAGGAATACGGTGCGGTTGCGTCGTGTGAACTGGAATCCGCGCCAGGTCTCGGTGATCGGGTTCCAGTTGATGCGAAGCGCGGGCGAGGCCGCAGGTGCGACCGGAATGCCCCGGCTCGAAACATAGCCAAGAATCGCCAGCAGCAGGGCCGTTGCGGAGATCCATGCGCTGCCACCGGCAACGCTGATCAGTACGCCCCCGGCGAGGGTGCCGATCAGGATGGCGACGAAGGTGCCCGACTCGACGAGCGCATTGCCACCGATCAGCTCGTCGGCGGCAAGGTGCTGGGGGAGTATTGCATACTTGACCGGACCGAACAGCGCGGACTGCGCGCCCATCAGGAACAGGCAGACAAGCATCAGCGACAGCGCGTCGAGCACGAATGCAAGGCTTGCCAGCAGCATGACGCCGATTTCGAGCAACTTGGTGATGCGGATCAGGCGGCTCTTCTCATACTTGTCGGCAATCTGCCCCGCCGTGGCGGAGAACAGGAAAAACGGCAGGATGAACAGGCCTGCGCACAGATTCACCAGGATGCCAGGCGAAAGCGACGTATACCGCATCGCCTGAAAGGTCAGCAGTACGACAAGCGCATTCTTGTACAGGTTGTCGTTGAAGGCGCCGAGGAACTGCGTCAGAAAAAATGGCAGAAAGCGTCGCTGGCGCAGCAGCGAAAACTGATGACTCATGCGCACATGCCCTTGTGCTCGAATGCTCCCCGCGCAATGTGTCGTCCCGAAGAACGGTCGGAGCCCGTGCCAGAAAGGCCGCGTTCAATCACTGCTCGCAGGCATCCAGGCATATGATGGACGTCCGTTGCCGATCTGTCCGGCATGGGCGGGTCGATGTGGCGTGGGTAGTCCGGATTCATGGTTTCGTATTCGTGCACTGCATCAAATCCCTCAATGAATGCAATGATTTATCTTATATAAGTGTCGAGCCCGCGAAATCGCCGCGACGTTGTTTTTGCACATGCACGAATTGACTTTACTACGGTTAACCCCTAGTATTGCCGGGATTTTTAGGCGGGCGCGGCTGTGTGCGCGTCGCTTGGTGAGGAACGGATGCACAAGGCAGTCCTGCTGCAACTAGGCGCAACCATTCTGGCAACGGCCATTGCGGCCGTTTTTTTCGGGGTGCGTGGCGCGGTGTCTGCTGCGTCCGGCGGGCTGGCCTGTGTTGTGCCAAGCTGGTTCTTCGCCTGGCGGCTGATGCTGACGACACGTCGCAACGGCACAGCGACTGTGACCGCCTTTGTTGCAGGTGAGTTCATCAAGCTCGCCTCGATTGTCGGATTACTGGGGCTA
This genomic interval from Parazoarcus communis contains the following:
- a CDS encoding DUF2339 domain-containing protein, with product MSFFLWVAAGAMLGLIDGVSVAFLGAVLGGMIASLRKERAQTLARHEGRIAALERELDALNMRLGENRGSATASAAAARIAQANTAASHADAAPELPASPDARVVMEDTGAANASAHPAGADPTRTIDTPPQQVGARNSDPATQIDLDALYTRCRDWFFGGNTLVRTGILVLFFGLAFLVRYAMENAMLPPELRLAGIACVGIALGAVGWRLRHVRRGYALSLQGGGIAVLYLTAFAALRLYGIMPAGTAFAVMLALVGVAAFLAIRQDAAILAIIGSAGGFAAPILASTGGGSHVQLFTYYALLNAGVLLLAWRKAWRGLNLTGFIFTFAIGLAWGARFYHPWYFSTTEPFLLLFFLMYVAAAVSYAWKQAPALRDPVDGTLVFGVPVVGFGLQAALVHGMPYALAWSAAAVGVFYLVLAAALKRVRKPDLELLVASFVALGIAFLSLAIPLAFDGRWSAAAWALEGAALWWIGRRQQRRLPAASGLLLQAGAGVLFAADLAQHSGLRNLPVMNSAFLGSTMIAGAGFVSAWLAASQPQASKWSQRITHALLVWAWLWWLGGAWAEIDTHLATGYQPAAALALFALSGALACALAPRLTWPGLLSAGLLPLGGMMLALGQTIAYGVPPSGFGGWLAWPLGLALHAYSLRALDGGRLDRPVLTLAHAAGVWVLALALSQEAGLQLASMAVGHGWQLAAHALPPALLLAGIARMAQDENWPMRPWKNAYQLWAAGPLALALGLWSLGVHSYGDGSAAPFAYLPLLNPLDLTLAIALGAIAWWLRRGEGAITSVAGPLIRLQGALGLVAFIAANAALLRAMHHMTGVPWTLSQLLGDDTTQAALSLFWAILGLGLMLLANRRASRATWLAGAGLMAAVVCKLFVVDMAASGTLTRIVSFIGAGMLLLVVGYFSPLPPKADAAAQAEAAG
- a CDS encoding MFS transporter encodes the protein MSHQFSLLRQRRFLPFFLTQFLGAFNDNLYKNALVVLLTFQAMRYTSLSPGILVNLCAGLFILPFFLFSATAGQIADKYEKSRLIRITKLLEIGVMLLASLAFVLDALSLMLVCLFLMGAQSALFGPVKYAILPQHLAADELIGGNALVESGTFVAILIGTLAGGVLISVAGGSAWISATALLLAILGYVSSRGIPVAPAASPALRINWNPITETWRGFQFTRRNRTVFLSILGVSWFWFYGALFLSQFPAYAKDMLGGDAHAVVLLLAVFSIGIGLGSLLCERLSGGRVELGLVPFGSVGLTLFALDLWWSSPLAVAGGTPLPLTEVLSTPGVWRVLLDLVGIGTFGGFFIVPLYALIQSRSEQAHRSRIIAGNNILNALFMVVAAGMGAGLLAAGFSVPQLFLVTAVLNALVALYIYALVPEFALRFLVWLLVHTVYRLRTKGIENIPASGPAVLVCNHVSFVDAMIIMAASPRPVRFVMDHRIFSMPLLSFVFRVSGAIPIAPAKDDPSMLERAFDEVARTLEAGDLVAVFPEGRITDNGELCPFRPGIRRIVERTPVPVVPMALRGLWGSTFSRKDGPALSHPLRRGIFSRIELAVAAPVPPAAAHPEYLQQQVSALRGDRR
- a CDS encoding ATP synthase subunit I translates to MHKAVLLQLGATILATAIAAVFFGVRGAVSAASGGLACVVPSWFFAWRLMLTTRRNGTATVTAFVAGEFIKLASIVGLLGLVLAVYADVHWGALLIGLVLALKANLFAFLVKT